One Chloroflexota bacterium DNA window includes the following coding sequences:
- a CDS encoding type II toxin-antitoxin system HicB family antitoxin, protein MKQQFSASVWQEGDWYIAQALEVDVASQGKSEEEALANLQDALQLHFAPPSPAPLPNIRHVEVDIGAT, encoded by the coding sequence ATGAAGCAGCAGTTTTCAGCTAGCGTGTGGCAAGAGGGCGATTGGTACATTGCACAGGCCCTTGAAGTTGACGTTGCCAGTCAAGGGAAGAGTGAGGAAGAGGCTTTAGCCAACCTCCAAGACGCGCTCCAATTGCACTTTGCACCGCCTTCTCCAGCACCACTTCCGAACATTCGCCACGTTGAGGTAGATATTGGCGCCACTTAG